The following are encoded in a window of Rubellicoccus peritrichatus genomic DNA:
- a CDS encoding methyltransferase domain-containing protein → MTKQLWADTLIGDEHYALMNLNHAQIEERIIADMDAGVDVYYDNRWAATGILSEWLAQNLELIQEKNVLILGAGVGSETLVLGRHCKHVWINDLSAVALELCAEQMDQNSFKNYTTLCGRYEELDLPEVDLVVASFLIYNKDTYTAMRSFIANHKGEVILMNERLGPFPKFLEQEAHTIIFEIDDAVGVLLKRG, encoded by the coding sequence ATGACAAAACAATTGTGGGCCGATACTTTAATTGGTGATGAGCATTATGCTTTGATGAACCTGAATCACGCTCAAATCGAAGAACGCATTATTGCGGATATGGATGCAGGCGTTGACGTTTATTATGACAACCGCTGGGCCGCAACTGGCATTTTAAGTGAATGGCTGGCCCAGAATCTTGAGCTGATTCAGGAAAAGAATGTTCTTATTCTTGGTGCTGGAGTCGGTTCCGAAACCCTCGTGCTTGGTCGTCATTGCAAGCACGTGTGGATCAATGACCTTTCTGCTGTCGCCCTGGAACTCTGTGCCGAACAAATGGATCAGAATAGCTTTAAAAATTACACAACCTTGTGTGGTCGCTACGAGGAATTGGATCTACCCGAGGTGGACCTGGTCGTGGCCAGTTTTCTCATTTATAACAAAGACACCTACACCGCCATGCGCTCATTTATCGCAAACCACAAAGGCGAAGTCATCCTGATGAACGAACGCCTTGGTCCTTTCCCGAAGTTTTTGGAGCAGGAAGCTCACACGATCATTTTCGAAATAGATGACGCCGTCGGGGTGCTGTTGAAGAGGGGCTGA
- a CDS encoding ribbon-helix-helix protein, CopG family, with protein sequence MPKKKTAKVPHGRAKGETQISISMPTNLIQAIDKKAAAQNRNRSNFITTEMEKVCDKLEK encoded by the coding sequence ATGCCAAAAAAGAAAACAGCAAAAGTCCCCCACGGTCGCGCCAAAGGGGAAACTCAGATATCGATCAGCATGCCAACCAACTTGATTCAGGCAATTGACAAGAAGGCGGCAGCTCAAAATCGTAACCGTTCCAATTTCATTACTACTGAAATGGAAAAGGTATGCGATAAGCTGGAGAAATGA
- a CDS encoding PilT/PilU family type 4a pilus ATPase, giving the protein MASLDKYLKGMLDLGGSDLHLSVGMPPKVRSSGVIKPMPGEGNITEDKMTELLRGITNEERWNHYIHERDLDLAYEIKGLARFRGNYLYNHWGMGAVFRQIPAKILSFDDLNLPDILRQVCGFKEGLVFVTGPTGSGKSTTLAAMIDYINENYEKHIITIEDPIEFVHPNKKSVIVHREVGEHSESFGNALRGAMRADPDIILVGEMRELETIKLALGCASMGMLVFGTLHTNNAPKTIDRIIDAFPADEQNQIRTMLAGCLSGVVSQLLCKKLPKGRVAVHEILLKHDALPNCIRSGKISNIRGIIESSMAEGMTTMDHSLMSRLNEGVISGREAYMKASNKSQFESFRNQDS; this is encoded by the coding sequence ATGGCCTCACTCGATAAATATTTAAAAGGAATGTTGGACCTCGGCGGTTCCGACTTGCACTTGTCTGTCGGCATGCCTCCCAAGGTAAGATCATCAGGCGTTATCAAACCGATGCCAGGTGAAGGGAACATCACAGAAGATAAAATGACGGAGCTGCTACGTGGCATCACGAATGAGGAGCGCTGGAATCACTATATTCATGAACGGGATTTAGACCTCGCTTATGAGATCAAAGGTCTGGCCCGCTTTCGGGGAAACTACCTCTACAATCATTGGGGCATGGGAGCCGTCTTCCGCCAAATCCCAGCTAAGATCCTTTCCTTTGATGACTTAAACCTGCCCGATATACTGAGGCAGGTTTGTGGCTTTAAAGAAGGCCTGGTTTTTGTCACCGGACCAACCGGAAGTGGTAAGTCAACGACCCTGGCTGCCATGATCGACTATATCAATGAAAATTACGAAAAGCACATTATTACGATCGAAGATCCGATTGAGTTTGTGCACCCAAACAAAAAGAGCGTCATCGTCCACCGCGAAGTTGGAGAACACAGCGAATCATTTGGCAACGCCTTGCGCGGAGCAATGCGAGCCGACCCGGATATCATTCTCGTTGGTGAGATGCGCGAACTCGAAACCATCAAACTGGCCCTCGGCTGTGCATCGATGGGGATGCTCGTCTTTGGAACCCTGCACACCAACAACGCACCCAAGACCATCGACCGCATAATCGACGCATTTCCAGCAGACGAACAAAACCAGATTCGCACCATGCTGGCCGGTTGTCTCAGTGGAGTCGTATCTCAACTCTTGTGCAAAAAACTCCCCAAAGGCCGCGTAGCCGTCCATGAGATTTTATTAAAACATGATGCCCTGCCCAATTGCATCCGCTCAGGAAAGATAAGCAACATTCGCGGCATCATCGAAAGCAGTATGGCCGAAGGCATGACAACCATGGACCACTCTCTTATGAGCCGGTTAAACGAAGGTGTCATCAGTGGAAGAGAAGCCTACATGAAAGCATCCAACAAGAGCCAATTCGAGTCTTTCCGGAATCAGGATAGCTAA
- a CDS encoding PilT/PilU family type 4a pilus ATPase, which yields MNNDVQWLAHFGIQEGFLNKRLCKALIRTTGKDADLLTFGQTILEKDIFTDFDRLQELMDKAWEKGKDGPPPDDPFILVTTPPIAPQSETKAKDTSPEPKPEPAAKETTKPEPIDPPEPPAPKAAPVEPIAIEKAKAPTPAPTPSQAPSDNDDPFAPPPRQDNEAVSAPAPAASAPKRKISRQPETVDEDPFAPPPRHDDVAEPPTPTPKRAAPATGGGDDLQSFANDLLQSLDGGQKAAPKKRKTVRPSSGAPSGAHEEEYEEVARRAPAPKANPADSYSNDRPQYSLKVPSGLPDFKALSGLGKSEARQFLIQLLLECQKQGASDLHLSPTARPFMRKNRRIQYLSKHILTAKETKLLNTALLSDRQNYIFESTQDYDFAMALDATKRFRVNLMVHKNGTAGTYRFIPNKIQSLEALGFDNAEVIRKLLTYHNGLILVTGPVGAGKTATLASLVDELNKQREDHIITVEAPIEIVQTSNTCQITQREVGSHTNTFHSALKGALRQDPDIIVIGEMRDLETIEMAISASETGHLVIGTMHTSDAATTLNRLLDVFPAAQQTQIRAMVSESLKGVICQRLLLTKKGDIALAYEVLLNNIAVANLIRENKPDGLVNAMETGMREGMCLMDKSIMALWENGTISDEVALENIGNKMMRNQISPPPVSQAAVTPEAQPEKKKRKFF from the coding sequence GTGAATAACGACGTTCAATGGTTGGCCCATTTCGGCATCCAGGAAGGATTTTTAAACAAAAGATTATGCAAGGCACTGATTCGCACTACCGGTAAGGACGCGGACTTGCTCACCTTCGGGCAAACCATTCTTGAGAAAGATATTTTCACGGACTTTGACCGCCTGCAGGAGCTCATGGATAAAGCCTGGGAAAAAGGAAAAGACGGCCCGCCGCCAGATGATCCTTTTATCTTGGTCACCACACCACCGATCGCACCTCAAAGCGAAACCAAGGCAAAAGACACATCTCCTGAACCCAAACCCGAGCCTGCTGCCAAAGAAACCACCAAGCCGGAACCCATTGATCCTCCAGAGCCTCCAGCTCCAAAGGCTGCCCCTGTTGAGCCGATAGCCATAGAAAAGGCGAAAGCTCCGACTCCAGCGCCAACTCCAAGTCAAGCACCCAGCGACAATGACGATCCTTTCGCGCCACCACCACGTCAGGATAACGAAGCAGTATCTGCACCAGCTCCGGCTGCATCTGCTCCGAAAAGAAAAATCTCCAGACAACCTGAGACTGTAGACGAAGATCCATTTGCTCCACCACCGCGCCACGACGATGTCGCAGAACCCCCGACGCCTACGCCTAAAAGGGCAGCTCCAGCTACAGGCGGAGGAGATGATCTGCAGTCATTTGCCAACGATTTATTGCAAAGTCTCGATGGAGGGCAAAAAGCAGCCCCAAAAAAGAGAAAAACGGTAAGGCCCTCATCCGGTGCCCCCTCTGGAGCCCATGAGGAAGAGTATGAAGAAGTGGCCAGGCGTGCTCCCGCCCCCAAAGCAAACCCTGCAGACAGCTATTCCAATGACCGCCCCCAATACTCTCTGAAAGTCCCCAGCGGTTTACCCGACTTCAAGGCATTATCCGGACTCGGCAAAAGCGAAGCTCGACAGTTTCTCATCCAGCTCCTTCTTGAATGCCAAAAACAAGGCGCCAGCGACTTACACCTCTCCCCTACCGCGCGCCCATTTATGCGCAAAAACCGCCGCATTCAGTATTTAAGCAAACATATTTTAACCGCCAAGGAAACCAAACTCCTCAACACCGCACTTTTATCTGACCGGCAGAATTACATTTTTGAAAGCACTCAGGATTACGATTTTGCCATGGCTTTGGATGCGACCAAGCGCTTCCGCGTCAATCTGATGGTTCATAAAAATGGAACGGCTGGCACCTACCGTTTCATTCCCAATAAGATCCAGTCACTTGAAGCCCTGGGATTCGACAATGCCGAAGTCATTCGCAAACTGCTGACTTACCACAATGGTTTAATCCTTGTAACCGGCCCGGTAGGTGCTGGCAAGACAGCAACGCTGGCTTCACTGGTTGATGAACTCAACAAGCAACGTGAAGATCATATCATCACGGTCGAGGCACCGATAGAAATTGTTCAAACATCCAACACCTGTCAAATAACACAGCGCGAAGTCGGCTCACACACGAATACATTTCATAGTGCGTTGAAAGGAGCCCTGAGGCAAGACCCGGACATCATCGTTATCGGTGAAATGCGTGACCTTGAGACCATTGAAATGGCCATTAGTGCCTCTGAAACCGGACACCTTGTCATTGGCACAATGCACACCAGCGACGCCGCAACCACACTGAATCGATTGCTCGATGTATTCCCTGCAGCACAGCAAACTCAAATTCGCGCAATGGTTTCCGAAAGCTTGAAGGGAGTGATCTGCCAACGTCTGCTGCTCACCAAGAAGGGGGATATCGCCCTCGCTTACGAAGTACTTTTAAACAACATCGCAGTCGCAAACCTCATCCGTGAAAACAAGCCCGATGGTTTGGTCAATGCCATGGAAACGGGCATGCGCGAAGGCATGTGTTTGATGGATAAATCCATCATGGCTTTGTGGGAGAATGGCACCATATCCGACGAGGTTGCTCTGGAAAACATAGGCAACAAAATGATGCGCAATCAAATCTCACCTCCACCAGTTTCACAAGCAGCCGTAACCCCGGAAGCGCAGCCCGAGAAAAAGAAGAGGAAGTTTTTCTAA
- a CDS encoding cytochrome-c peroxidase yields MQKAVYPFILLSFVLGLQPYTQAQNLDTPLGVEASDRDYTTKVMVRWEPVAYATTYRVYRNTVNDSANAVEIGSTESVRFFDTSAVAEQTYFYWVLAENGSDTSSLSANDTGVLANGNTTFDDESPLEPPVDPAGNALTGAKVALGKALFWEEQISSTRTMACGTCHAPTKGGVDLRGVLNDDRSTHPGPDGVFGTDDDITGSPGVILNNVAGLYEWSEVFEMSEQVTGRYPRPSINAGYTDTLFWDGRAGGELVDPLTDTTILANGAALESQALGPPVSDAEMSHIGSTWQDIIDRLNSVTPLALATDVPVALDAWIDDRSYPALFTEAFGDSEITASRVAMSIASYERTLFSDRTKYDRMLMEIENFTASENRGRNIFNGRGRCDTCHNGPAFTDGEFHHIGVRPIADGEDLGRFDVTGNNGDRGDFLTPGLRNVSLRGPFMHNGSIGTLTEVMEFYNRGGDFLSAANELVPRNLSANDIADLNAFMATLTDDRVTNELPPFDRPTLYTESDLMPNLFGAGASGSDGLTPQIAAIEPPLIGNPSFTLGVVDGRPGAVATFVLDTTEPPLGAIPGESEVEYHATTTLIGDGVTGEGSGSVSLSIPDDENLIGQTLYGRWYVVDADASSGIACSPSIVLTLFGDGGNIDEPGGDDTDDDTGGGDDGGDGDDTTPTVDTSILVANAAILSNDWYYSNWFESFYVGSYPWILQENLGWFYIVQDTIDPNLTEQDQTCWMYDLIGETWIWTGDSVYPFFFDASTDGGWRVFFVTEDGLFVFNNETQAFTERATL; encoded by the coding sequence ATGCAGAAAGCTGTTTACCCCTTTATATTACTGTCATTCGTTTTAGGTCTTCAACCTTATACCCAGGCACAGAATCTGGATACTCCACTTGGTGTGGAAGCCTCTGATCGAGATTATACAACCAAGGTCATGGTTCGCTGGGAGCCGGTTGCTTACGCAACGACTTATCGGGTTTATCGAAATACGGTTAATGATTCGGCAAATGCGGTTGAGATTGGGTCGACTGAAAGCGTCAGGTTTTTTGATACAAGTGCGGTGGCAGAACAGACTTATTTTTATTGGGTTCTTGCTGAGAACGGCAGCGATACCAGCAGCCTTAGCGCCAATGACACGGGAGTTCTGGCAAACGGTAATACCACATTCGATGACGAATCGCCCCTTGAGCCGCCAGTAGATCCTGCTGGGAACGCTCTGACAGGAGCCAAGGTTGCTTTGGGGAAAGCATTGTTTTGGGAGGAGCAAATTTCGTCAACCCGAACCATGGCATGCGGCACCTGTCATGCTCCGACTAAAGGCGGTGTCGATTTACGTGGCGTCCTCAATGATGATCGTTCCACACATCCGGGGCCGGATGGTGTCTTTGGGACGGATGATGATATAACCGGATCACCGGGAGTGATTTTAAATAATGTGGCCGGTCTCTACGAATGGAGTGAAGTCTTTGAAATGTCAGAACAAGTGACTGGGCGTTACCCACGGCCTTCAATCAATGCAGGTTATACGGACACGCTTTTCTGGGATGGAAGAGCCGGAGGTGAGCTGGTCGATCCGCTTACCGATACAACAATACTTGCCAATGGAGCGGCGCTCGAATCTCAGGCACTCGGCCCACCAGTCAGCGATGCAGAGATGTCACATATTGGTTCAACCTGGCAGGATATCATCGATCGCCTGAACAGTGTTACTCCTCTTGCACTTGCAACGGATGTGCCTGTTGCGCTCGATGCATGGATTGATGACCGGAGTTATCCCGCACTTTTCACAGAGGCTTTTGGTGATTCGGAGATTACCGCATCCCGTGTGGCCATGAGTATTGCCAGTTACGAACGGACTCTCTTTTCAGATCGCACGAAGTATGACCGCATGTTGATGGAGATTGAGAATTTCACTGCCTCGGAAAACCGTGGTCGTAATATCTTCAACGGGCGTGGGCGTTGTGATACCTGCCATAATGGGCCTGCTTTTACCGACGGTGAATTTCATCATATTGGTGTTCGCCCCATTGCTGACGGTGAGGATCTTGGACGGTTTGATGTAACCGGGAATAACGGGGATCGAGGCGACTTCTTAACTCCAGGTTTGCGCAATGTTTCTTTGCGCGGCCCATTCATGCATAACGGCAGTATTGGAACTCTCACCGAGGTTATGGAATTCTATAACCGTGGTGGCGACTTTCTCAGTGCAGCCAATGAACTGGTTCCCAGAAATTTAAGTGCTAACGACATCGCTGATTTGAATGCATTCATGGCGACATTAACCGATGACCGTGTTACGAATGAACTTCCTCCTTTTGATCGTCCTACACTTTATACGGAGTCCGACTTAATGCCCAATCTATTTGGCGCGGGTGCATCAGGTAGCGATGGCTTAACACCACAGATTGCGGCAATTGAACCACCGCTCATCGGTAACCCAAGTTTTACTCTCGGTGTTGTTGATGGCCGCCCTGGTGCGGTTGCAACTTTTGTTCTCGATACAACCGAGCCACCGCTCGGTGCTATTCCAGGCGAATCCGAAGTCGAGTATCATGCAACGACAACTTTGATTGGAGATGGAGTAACGGGTGAGGGCTCGGGATCTGTTTCGCTCTCGATTCCTGATGATGAAAACTTGATCGGGCAGACGCTTTATGGTCGTTGGTACGTAGTCGATGCCGATGCATCCAGCGGAATTGCTTGCAGTCCTTCTATTGTCCTTACGCTCTTTGGCGATGGTGGAAATATTGATGAACCAGGCGGCGATGATACGGATGATGACACAGGTGGTGGTGATGATGGTGGTGACGGAGACGATACTACACCTACTGTGGATACATCAATACTGGTTGCGAATGCTGCCATCTTATCCAATGACTGGTATTACTCCAACTGGTTTGAAAGCTTTTATGTCGGTTCTTACCCCTGGATTTTACAGGAGAACCTTGGTTGGTTTTATATCGTTCAGGATACCATTGACCCCAACCTGACAGAGCAGGATCAGACTTGTTGGATGTATGATTTAATTGGTGAAACCTGGATATGGACTGGTGACAGCGTTTATCCTTTCTTCTTTGATGCCTCCACGGATGGAGGGTGGCGTGTGTTCTTCGTAACGGAAGATGGTTTGTTTGTCTTCAATAACGAAACGCAGGCTTTTACTGAAAGAGCGACCTTATAG
- a CDS encoding NAD(P)/FAD-dependent oxidoreductase: MGINVTNKEAERILIVGGGFGGVSAAKELKDLPVEVGVIDRRNYHLFQPLLYQVATAALNPSDIASPIRRIFRHQKNVGVFLGEVDQVDLSGQCIRIDGESVPFDYLVLAAGATHSYFGNDQWAKYAPGLKTIDDATEIRRRFLLAFEAAEVETDPEARSACLTFIVVGAGPTGCELAGAMAEIAHNIIPADFRHIDTTTARVILIEGGPRVLGAMSEKCSKAAHEQLESLGVEIMLNTSVTEIQEDGVRCGETFVAAQNVLWAAGVKASPLGESLGVELDRSGRVIVNPDLSIPEHPNVFVIGDQAAAKCAKTGKPIPGVAQGAMQGGAFVGKIIRKEFEAKQRSESSPKRNAFTYFDKGNLATIGRNKAVADAFGVKLKGLPAWIIWAAVHILFLVNFRSKVAVAISWCWTYLFSDRGARLITGKSKIAIKRPPKFE; the protein is encoded by the coding sequence ATGGGAATCAATGTCACCAATAAGGAAGCCGAACGGATTTTGATCGTAGGCGGAGGCTTTGGGGGCGTCTCAGCGGCAAAAGAACTGAAAGATCTTCCCGTTGAAGTCGGAGTGATTGACCGACGCAACTATCATCTTTTTCAACCACTTCTTTATCAGGTTGCGACTGCTGCTCTAAACCCATCGGATATCGCATCGCCCATTCGGCGTATCTTCCGTCACCAAAAGAATGTCGGTGTTTTTCTCGGAGAAGTCGACCAGGTTGATCTATCTGGACAGTGTATTCGCATTGATGGCGAATCTGTTCCTTTCGACTACCTGGTTCTGGCAGCCGGGGCAACGCATTCCTATTTTGGAAATGACCAGTGGGCAAAGTATGCGCCGGGATTGAAAACCATTGATGATGCAACGGAAATTCGTCGGCGCTTTCTGTTGGCCTTTGAAGCTGCGGAGGTCGAAACCGATCCCGAAGCCCGTTCTGCCTGCCTCACTTTCATCGTTGTCGGTGCCGGCCCTACTGGCTGCGAGTTGGCCGGAGCAATGGCAGAAATAGCCCACAATATCATCCCGGCAGATTTCCGACACATTGATACAACCACAGCACGCGTCATACTAATCGAAGGCGGCCCACGCGTTCTTGGTGCCATGTCCGAGAAATGTTCCAAGGCAGCCCATGAGCAACTTGAATCGCTCGGTGTGGAAATCATGCTCAACACAAGCGTTACTGAAATCCAGGAAGATGGCGTACGCTGCGGTGAAACATTTGTCGCCGCCCAAAACGTTCTCTGGGCCGCCGGCGTGAAAGCATCGCCACTGGGAGAATCGCTCGGCGTGGAGCTCGACCGCTCTGGACGAGTCATCGTCAACCCTGACTTGAGTATCCCCGAGCATCCCAACGTCTTTGTTATCGGAGATCAGGCAGCAGCAAAATGCGCCAAAACCGGAAAACCCATCCCTGGTGTTGCACAAGGGGCGATGCAGGGAGGCGCGTTTGTTGGTAAAATCATCCGTAAGGAATTCGAAGCAAAACAACGTAGCGAAAGCTCTCCCAAACGCAATGCCTTCACTTATTTCGACAAAGGAAACCTGGCAACGATTGGACGCAATAAGGCTGTCGCTGATGCCTTCGGCGTAAAACTAAAAGGACTCCCTGCATGGATCATATGGGCGGCCGTTCATATTCTCTTTCTAGTAAACTTCAGGAGCAAAGTCGCCGTTGCAATCAGTTGGTGCTGGACCTATCTGTTCTCAGATAGAGGAGCACGCTTGATTACGGGTAAAAGCAAAATCGCGATTAAGCGTCCGCCCAAGTTCGAGTAG
- the glgA gene encoding glycogen synthase GlgA encodes MPDRPLKILQVAPEIAPYAKVGGLADVVGAMTREFSQAGHDVRAIVPKYGFLEPDENWTALESPLSVHLGGGKEEYCRLWRMPYLDAPGQVYWIEFDKYFDRHEIYTGPWGSHADNHERFAFLSRAAIDYCHAFDWYPDIIHCHDWTTGLVPAYLNSTETGTPLVGAATVFTIHNLQHQGIYGRHVLDFAGLPQSLFRPDNLESVGNVNMMKSGLYNSTKLTTVSPTYGREIQEPALGCGLNHVLKFRAADLVGITNGIDTKEWNPATDPLIPANFNADDLSGKAVCKTELQRAFGLEETAEVPVFGAVARLFDQKGLDLLSAIIPQIMEEMVVQIVLLGAGDPALENEFKDLAARYPGKVGVFIGYNNKLAHLVEAGCDFFVMPSRFEPCGLNQLYSMAYGTLPIVRSTGGLADTVEQYVEGRGTGTGFRFEEVSSHALYYTIGWACSTYYDRPEDIAKLRYNAMTRDLSWSASAKVYGDVYRWARDARLRGLGIPSATSLSRSPFPVGG; translated from the coding sequence ATGCCAGACAGACCTCTGAAAATACTACAAGTCGCTCCTGAAATTGCTCCCTACGCCAAAGTAGGTGGCTTGGCCGATGTCGTCGGCGCAATGACACGCGAGTTCTCACAAGCCGGACATGATGTCCGCGCCATTGTTCCGAAGTATGGGTTTCTGGAACCAGACGAGAACTGGACCGCGCTCGAATCCCCGTTGAGTGTTCATCTGGGCGGAGGCAAAGAAGAGTATTGTCGCCTCTGGCGTATGCCTTACCTCGATGCTCCGGGGCAGGTCTACTGGATCGAATTTGACAAATATTTCGACCGGCACGAGATCTACACTGGCCCTTGGGGCAGCCACGCCGACAACCATGAGCGCTTTGCTTTTCTCTCACGAGCGGCCATCGATTATTGCCACGCCTTTGATTGGTATCCCGATATCATTCACTGCCATGACTGGACCACCGGTCTGGTTCCGGCCTACCTCAACAGCACGGAAACAGGAACTCCACTTGTAGGAGCTGCCACTGTATTCACGATCCACAATCTTCAGCACCAGGGAATTTACGGGCGTCATGTCCTCGACTTTGCTGGTCTCCCTCAAAGCCTGTTCCGCCCGGACAACCTCGAGTCTGTTGGTAATGTCAACATGATGAAAAGCGGGCTCTACAACTCAACCAAGCTTACCACGGTAAGCCCGACTTATGGTCGCGAAATCCAGGAACCGGCACTTGGTTGTGGTCTTAACCATGTGCTCAAATTCCGCGCAGCGGACCTCGTCGGCATCACCAACGGCATCGATACCAAGGAATGGAATCCGGCAACTGACCCGCTGATTCCTGCAAATTTCAACGCAGACGATCTCTCCGGCAAAGCCGTCTGCAAAACAGAACTCCAAAGGGCTTTCGGATTGGAAGAGACAGCCGAAGTTCCTGTCTTTGGAGCCGTTGCCCGACTCTTTGATCAAAAAGGCCTCGACCTGTTGTCCGCGATCATTCCACAGATCATGGAAGAGATGGTCGTGCAGATTGTCCTGCTTGGTGCTGGTGATCCTGCACTGGAAAATGAATTTAAAGACCTGGCTGCCCGTTATCCGGGCAAGGTTGGTGTCTTTATAGGATACAATAACAAACTGGCCCATCTGGTCGAAGCTGGTTGCGACTTTTTTGTCATGCCTAGTCGATTCGAACCCTGCGGGTTGAACCAATTGTATTCCATGGCCTATGGAACGCTGCCAATTGTTCGATCCACAGGCGGGCTCGCTGATACGGTGGAACAGTATGTTGAAGGTCGCGGCACAGGCACTGGCTTTCGATTCGAAGAAGTGTCAAGCCATGCACTTTATTATACGATCGGATGGGCATGCTCCACTTATTACGACCGCCCCGAAGACATTGCGAAACTGCGTTATAATGCCATGACCCGTGATCTAAGCTGGAGTGCATCGGCAAAGGTCTATGGTGATGTCTATCGCTGGGCAAGAGACGCAAGACTACGTGGTCTGGGCATCCCGTCTGCAACCAGCCTATCCAGATCTCCCTTCCCGGTAGGCGGCTAA
- a CDS encoding exosortase/archaeosortase family protein — translation MSSNSSQIDPWTKASGLLILLLAAFVCYDQYYYWSTQEDYSFGFIVPLFVAYVLHERWPIIKNYLLGLGKSKAESKGGLLTSGISFIVALGLIFSFLVMITGGAMRVAQGPANLASLMIAVGFGGAFMGIAYINSGEDATGRHPPLKERLGFTFIFLFPALVWLISAPMVMYLDSDVKLILMEWVSIIVFNVFDFLGLSIVREGNTLMLPKGVVGVADACSGVRSLTGCIFAGSFLAAVFLDKFWKKFLLIATAMLLAFLTNIMRSLFLTGTAYAKGSEALDEKIFTFVGGGITLHDFTGYAVLGVTCILLIMLLPIFNFTIAPPDGDDDEEYPLADPEPES, via the coding sequence GTGTCTTCAAATTCTTCTCAAATCGATCCATGGACCAAAGCGTCTGGCCTGCTTATACTCCTGCTTGCAGCATTTGTCTGCTACGACCAATACTACTACTGGTCGACACAGGAGGATTATAGCTTTGGTTTTATCGTACCACTCTTTGTCGCCTACGTACTCCACGAACGCTGGCCGATCATAAAAAACTACCTGTTGGGGCTTGGTAAGAGTAAGGCAGAAAGCAAAGGCGGCTTACTCACGTCAGGCATCAGCTTCATCGTTGCTCTTGGGCTGATTTTTTCATTCCTCGTCATGATCACCGGTGGTGCCATGCGGGTGGCACAAGGCCCGGCCAACCTGGCCAGCCTGATGATTGCCGTTGGCTTTGGTGGTGCCTTTATGGGGATCGCCTACATCAACAGCGGTGAAGATGCAACTGGTCGGCATCCACCATTGAAGGAACGCCTGGGCTTCACCTTTATCTTTCTCTTTCCGGCACTCGTCTGGCTGATCTCCGCCCCAATGGTCATGTATCTGGACTCAGACGTTAAACTGATCCTGATGGAATGGGTATCGATTATCGTCTTTAATGTCTTCGACTTCCTCGGCCTGTCCATCGTTCGCGAAGGTAACACCCTGATGCTGCCCAAGGGTGTGGTTGGAGTGGCCGACGCCTGCTCCGGTGTCCGCTCTTTAACGGGTTGTATTTTTGCCGGATCTTTTCTCGCTGCAGTTTTCCTGGACAAATTCTGGAAGAAGTTCCTGCTCATCGCAACCGCCATGCTGCTCGCATTCCTGACAAACATCATGCGTAGCCTTTTCCTGACCGGCACGGCTTATGCCAAAGGTTCAGAGGCGCTGGATGAGAAAATTTTCACCTTCGTTGGAGGTGGGATTACTCTGCATGACTTCACCGGCTATGCCGTCCTTGGAGTAACCTGTATACTGCTTATTATGCTACTGCCGATATTCAACTTCACCATTGCTCCGCCGGATGGAGATGATGATGAAGAATATCCGCTGGCAGATCCTGAACCTGAATCCTGA